In Oxyura jamaicensis isolate SHBP4307 breed ruddy duck unplaced genomic scaffold, BPBGC_Ojam_1.0 oxyUn_random_OJ61904, whole genome shotgun sequence, the following proteins share a genomic window:
- the LOC118158951 gene encoding MAGE-like protein 2: protein MTTVATTGGHHPPVEPTVGRQVVGDLTSHQPPLEATTGHQQKVLATTEDQMTSWVPMGHQPTLEATTGHELIAEATSKDQMTSLVPTSQQPTLVATSGHQPPWKTTVGQQPPWKTTVGHQPTLKTTVGHQPPWKTTVGYQSPSKTTVGHPSPWKPTQGHHPPRKTTVGHHPSPVATTQLLMAHPGATPAPQSGSWRWLVVAAVVAMLVAAILVAWWHCHRRRHSGSTSFGPWAGPALVAEDDGGGGTAAVTQPLVATVATMQQETTLSTFRATAGSVAMEELPGPKGEEAPANGDPGAQAPPPT, encoded by the exons CCACCAGCCACCCTTGGAGGCCACCACTGGCCACCAGCAGAAGGTGCTGGCCACCACCGAGGACCAAATGACCTCCTGGGTGCCCATGGGCCACCAGCCAACGTTGGAGGCCACCACTGGCCACGAGCTGATAGCGGAGGCCACCAGCAAAGACCAAATGACCTCCTTGGTCCCCACTAGCCAACAGCCAACGTTAGTGGCCACCAGTGGCCACCAACCACCTTGGAAGACCACCGTTGGCCAACAACCGCCTTGGAAGACCACCGTTGGCCACCAACCAACTTTGAAGACCACCGTTGGCCACCAACCACCTTGGAAGACCACCGTTGGCTACCAATCACCCTCGAAGACCACCGTTGGCCACCCGTCGCCTTGGAAGCCCACCCAAGGCCACCACCCACCTCGGAAGACCACCGTTGGCCACCACCCGAGCCCGGTGGCCACC ACCCAGCTCCTCATGGCCCACCCGGGGGCGACGCCGGCCCCCCAGAGCGGCTCGTGGCGCTGGCTAGTGGTGGCCGCGGTGGTGGCCATGCTGGTGGCCGCCATCTTGGTGGCCTGGTGGCATTGCCACCGCCGGCGCCACTCGGGCTCCACGTCCTTCGGGCCGTGGGCCGGCCCGGCCTTGGTGGCCGAGGACGATGGCGGCGGTGGCACGGCCGCGGTGACGCAGCCGCTGGTGGCCACCGTGGCCACCATGCAGCAGGAGACCACGCTCAGCACCTTCCGGGCCACCGCCGGCTCCGTGGCCATGGAAGAGCTGCCAGGACCCAAAGGGGAAGAAGCCCCGGCCAATGGGGATCCTGGGGCTCAGGCCCCGCCCCCTACTTAG